A genomic region of Kribbella sp. NBC_00382 contains the following coding sequences:
- a CDS encoding TetR/AcrR family transcriptional regulator: MTRKVRADATDNRAHIVATARQAIAADGVDLSMREIARRAGLGIATLYRHFPTRTELVSAALAGDVAACRADMEAALSEPDAWTALSGVIRQFAEHQIRAPGLNEALLGSHTAGGAFRNDRQAHAAALEQLVARARRQRVLRRGISVKDVRVGLMAISSLRTQADRRPDAIRTLLALLLTGLHSPDH; the protein is encoded by the coding sequence GTGACTCGGAAAGTCAGGGCCGACGCGACCGACAACCGTGCACACATCGTTGCGACCGCCCGTCAGGCCATCGCCGCGGACGGCGTGGACCTATCCATGCGCGAGATTGCGCGGCGGGCCGGCCTGGGCATCGCGACGCTGTACCGACACTTCCCCACCCGCACGGAATTGGTCAGCGCGGCCCTTGCCGGGGATGTTGCGGCCTGCCGGGCTGACATGGAGGCGGCACTGTCGGAGCCGGACGCCTGGACCGCGCTCAGCGGAGTCATCCGCCAGTTCGCGGAACACCAGATCCGGGCCCCCGGCCTCAACGAGGCCCTGCTGGGCTCACACACGGCAGGCGGCGCGTTCCGCAACGACCGGCAGGCCCACGCTGCGGCACTGGAGCAACTCGTCGCCCGCGCACGCCGGCAGAGGGTCCTGCGGCGAGGGATCTCTGTCAAAGATGTCCGCGTAGGCCTGATGGCGATTTCCTCGCTGCGCACGCAGGCCGATCGACGGCCCGATGCGATCCGCACCTTGCTGGCTCTGCTTCTGACGGGACTGCACTCGCCCGATCACTGA
- a CDS encoding lactate racemase domain-containing protein has product MSRPGFVLEVDDRTPPLLVHNGEGFLLERFPLGTRVVYPPESLPAVRDVEEAIQNALLHPIESEPLPELLTPGMRLTIAFDDISLPLPPMKKPDIRQRVIEAVLTMAADAGVDDVELISANALHRRLTPNELREIVGERVFRSFFPDGKLYNFDAEDADNLTHLGQTKHGEDVEISKRAAESDLLVYVNVNLVAMDGGHKSTSIGLASYKSLKHHHNSHTMIHSRSFMDHKASKMHHSAWRMGEVLTEHVKVFQIETTLNNDIFGGGLEFLQKREWEWSIKDQATMLGAKRGLALAPAKARRKIFQDVRSNYGLTGINAGKIEPVHEKTIEAVHKQQLVEVQGQSDVAIMGVPFVGPYNVNSVMNPILAACMGLGYYFNSYRGQPIVRKDGAVILYHPVDYEFSQLHHPSYVDFFEEVLSESTDPATIEAKFEKQYAEDPWYIHLYRTSNAYHGVHPFYMWYWISHALDHCGDIVWVGANRKTVERMGFRSASTLQDALEMVSHSVGRSPSITYLHNPPHLLADVR; this is encoded by the coding sequence ATGTCTCGGCCAGGGTTTGTGCTTGAGGTGGACGACCGGACGCCGCCGCTGCTCGTGCACAACGGTGAGGGCTTCCTGCTGGAGCGGTTCCCGCTCGGTACCCGGGTGGTCTACCCGCCGGAGTCGCTGCCGGCGGTGCGCGACGTCGAGGAAGCGATCCAGAACGCGCTGCTGCACCCGATCGAGTCGGAGCCGCTGCCGGAGCTGCTGACGCCGGGGATGCGGCTGACGATCGCCTTCGACGACATCTCGCTGCCGCTGCCGCCGATGAAGAAGCCGGACATCCGCCAGCGGGTGATCGAGGCCGTGCTGACGATGGCCGCGGACGCCGGCGTCGACGACGTCGAGCTGATCTCCGCGAACGCGCTGCACCGCCGGCTGACCCCGAACGAGCTGCGCGAGATCGTCGGCGAGCGGGTCTTCCGCTCCTTCTTCCCCGACGGCAAGCTCTACAACTTCGATGCCGAGGACGCCGACAACCTGACCCACCTGGGTCAGACCAAGCACGGCGAGGACGTCGAGATCTCCAAGCGGGCGGCCGAGTCCGACCTGCTGGTCTACGTGAACGTGAACCTGGTGGCGATGGACGGCGGCCACAAGTCGACGTCGATCGGGCTGGCGTCGTACAAGTCGCTGAAGCACCACCACAACAGCCACACGATGATCCACTCGCGATCCTTCATGGACCACAAGGCCTCGAAGATGCACCACTCGGCCTGGCGGATGGGTGAGGTGCTGACCGAGCACGTCAAGGTCTTCCAGATCGAGACGACGCTCAACAACGACATCTTCGGCGGTGGGCTGGAGTTCCTGCAGAAGCGCGAGTGGGAGTGGTCGATCAAGGACCAGGCCACGATGCTCGGTGCCAAGCGCGGCCTCGCGCTGGCCCCGGCCAAGGCCCGGCGCAAGATCTTCCAGGACGTCCGCTCGAACTACGGCCTGACCGGGATCAACGCGGGCAAGATCGAGCCTGTGCACGAGAAGACCATCGAGGCCGTGCACAAGCAGCAGCTGGTCGAGGTGCAGGGGCAGTCCGACGTCGCGATCATGGGCGTGCCGTTCGTCGGCCCGTACAACGTGAACTCGGTGATGAACCCGATCCTGGCCGCCTGTATGGGCCTGGGCTACTACTTCAACTCCTACCGGGGCCAGCCGATCGTGCGCAAGGACGGCGCGGTCATCCTGTACCACCCGGTGGACTACGAGTTCAGCCAGCTGCACCACCCGTCGTACGTGGACTTCTTCGAGGAGGTGCTGTCGGAGTCGACCGACCCGGCCACCATCGAGGCGAAGTTCGAGAAGCAGTACGCCGAGGACCCGTGGTACATCCACCTGTACCGCACCTCGAACGCGTACCACGGCGTGCACCCGTTCTACATGTGGTACTGGATCAGCCACGCGCTGGACCACTGCGGCGACATCGTCTGGGTCGGCGCGAACCGCAAGACGGTCGAGCGGATGGGCTTCCGGTCCGCGTCGACGCTGCAGGACGCGCTCGAGATGGTCAGCCACTCGGTCGGCCGGTCGCCATCCATCACGTACCTGCACAACCCGCCGCACCTGCTCGCGGACGTCCGCTGA
- a CDS encoding zinc-dependent alcohol dehydrogenase, with translation MMLALEMYRSPAKFLAAKAMGSRVPAILTGPAAPLRLVTIDEPRADREGWARIRPILSGICGSDLGMVTGHTKLYFSALVSLPFVPGHEIVGELLDDCEDLPKGTRVVMDSVLTCAARGVELCESCVSGRTSLCDRITVGHVSPGLQTGFCQDTGGGWGNVMVAHRSQLYAVPEGLSDERAVLVEPLAGAVHTAFRANVQPGQSVLVSGAGAVGLFATLALRELTQAGRITVVAKHPKQRELARAFGASDVVAPDEVFRGVRRATGAFRLKPEMNAKEFLLGGVDVAVDAVGSKDSIDTVLRVTKAGGRVVLAGMPSTGADLSPVWFRELELTGTYASSREEPNGRPAFETALEIAQKAPLDGVVGAKYPLYRWREALDHAQSAGRLGTVKVAFDVRAS, from the coding sequence ATGATGCTCGCCCTCGAGATGTACCGCTCACCGGCCAAGTTCCTGGCCGCGAAGGCGATGGGAAGCCGGGTGCCGGCCATCCTGACCGGCCCGGCCGCGCCGCTTCGCCTCGTCACGATCGACGAGCCGAGGGCCGACCGGGAAGGCTGGGCACGGATCCGGCCGATCCTGTCCGGCATCTGCGGCTCCGACCTCGGCATGGTCACCGGTCACACCAAGCTGTACTTCTCCGCGCTGGTGTCGCTGCCGTTCGTACCGGGTCACGAGATCGTCGGCGAGCTGCTCGACGACTGCGAGGACCTGCCGAAGGGCACCCGGGTAGTGATGGACTCGGTCCTGACCTGCGCCGCCCGCGGCGTGGAGCTCTGCGAGAGCTGCGTGTCGGGCCGGACCAGCCTGTGCGACCGGATCACCGTCGGCCACGTCTCGCCCGGACTCCAGACCGGCTTCTGCCAGGACACCGGTGGCGGCTGGGGCAACGTCATGGTCGCCCACCGCAGCCAGCTGTACGCCGTACCGGAAGGCCTCTCGGACGAGCGGGCAGTCCTGGTCGAGCCGCTCGCCGGAGCCGTGCACACCGCGTTCCGGGCCAACGTCCAGCCGGGTCAGTCGGTCCTGGTCAGCGGCGCCGGCGCGGTCGGGTTGTTCGCGACCCTCGCGCTGCGTGAGCTGACCCAGGCGGGCCGGATCACCGTCGTCGCCAAGCACCCGAAGCAGCGTGAGCTGGCCCGTGCCTTCGGCGCGAGCGATGTGGTCGCGCCCGACGAGGTCTTCCGTGGCGTTCGCCGGGCCACCGGTGCGTTCCGGTTGAAGCCGGAGATGAACGCCAAGGAGTTCCTGCTCGGCGGTGTCGACGTCGCCGTCGACGCGGTCGGCAGCAAGGACTCGATCGACACCGTGCTGCGGGTCACCAAGGCCGGCGGCCGGGTGGTACTGGCCGGGATGCCGTCGACGGGTGCGGACCTTTCGCCGGTGTGGTTCCGTGAGTTGGAGCTGACCGGTACGTACGCGTCCTCGCGGGAGGAGCCGAACGGGCGCCCTGCCTTCGAGACCGCGCTGGAGATCGCCCAGAAGGCTCCGCTGGACGGGGTCGTCGGGGCGAAGTACCCGCTCTACCGGTGGCGTGAGGCGCTCGACCACGCCCAGTCCGCCGGCCGGCTGGGCACCGTGAAGGTTGCTTTCGATGTGAGGGCCTCATGA
- a CDS encoding NADP-dependent oxidoreductase, whose amino-acid sequence MKAAQFSTFGGPEVLEIVELPDPHAGAGEIRIRVHAAGISASDWKKRQGLMDEELPQTLGYEAAGVVDEIGDGVSGVAIGDRVFGASPYGAAQAELAVLAYWAAIPEALDYASAAAIPASAETAARSLDQLGVKAGSTVLINGASGSVGIAAVQLAVERGARVIGTGSPATHDTLRSLGAEPVAYGDGMSDRIRAIAPAGVEFALDVAGSGVLPELVELTGATERVITVADFQGAQQTGVRFSRGDTGRATYVLAQVAQLANAGHFVIPVGRTFPLTGIAEAHRVGEAGTVRGKLVLTMD is encoded by the coding sequence ATGAAGGCTGCTCAGTTCAGCACATTCGGTGGGCCGGAAGTCCTTGAGATCGTGGAGCTGCCCGATCCTCATGCTGGTGCCGGCGAGATCCGCATCCGGGTCCATGCCGCCGGGATCTCCGCTAGCGACTGGAAGAAGCGCCAGGGGCTGATGGACGAGGAGTTGCCGCAGACCTTGGGGTATGAGGCCGCGGGGGTGGTCGACGAGATCGGCGATGGTGTCTCCGGGGTAGCGATCGGCGACCGGGTCTTCGGAGCCTCGCCGTACGGCGCCGCGCAGGCGGAGTTGGCCGTACTGGCTTACTGGGCAGCGATTCCCGAGGCACTCGACTATGCGAGTGCTGCCGCGATCCCCGCGTCGGCCGAGACGGCGGCGCGCTCGCTCGACCAGCTCGGTGTCAAAGCGGGCAGCACCGTACTCATCAACGGCGCATCCGGCAGCGTCGGAATCGCCGCCGTCCAACTCGCAGTGGAACGCGGCGCGCGAGTCATCGGCACCGGCAGCCCAGCCACCCACGACACCCTCCGCTCCCTGGGCGCCGAGCCGGTGGCCTACGGCGACGGGATGTCCGATCGCATCCGCGCCATCGCTCCGGCAGGTGTCGAGTTCGCGCTGGATGTAGCCGGCAGCGGCGTGCTTCCCGAACTCGTCGAGCTGACCGGCGCCACCGAGCGAGTGATCACGGTCGCCGATTTCCAAGGCGCACAGCAGACCGGCGTCCGCTTCAGCCGCGGCGATACCGGCCGCGCCACCTACGTACTGGCCCAGGTAGCCCAGCTGGCCAACGCCGGCCACTTCGTCATCCCGGTCGGCCGGACCTTCCCGTTGACCGGCATCGCCGAAGCACACCGAGTCGGCGAAGCCGGAACAGTACGCGGCAAGCTGGTCCTCACCATGGATTGA
- a CDS encoding lysophospholipid acyltransferase family protein, with the protein MGANLVKFSRDTARDVKQVARGFRWGRRQQVPRSAEPYVVKKESSVFPTRWARTPAAIAVREVLQKGALNSVLRFEVNPQVSGLDSLRKVHGPAVIVANHSSHLDTPLVLCTLPDDMRRKTAVAAAADYFFDTWWRATASAIVFNTFPIERRGGKLSATPGDLLADGWNVVVFPEGTRSPDGWMERFRMGAAYIAVEQGVPVIPVGIKGSFAAMPRGRGWPVPGRPTVAVRYGDPLYPAEGESARDFAPRIKAAVSALLDEEATTWWEARRRVAAGASPSQSGPDAARWRRVWASTTPVKPAEQKRRAWK; encoded by the coding sequence ATGGGGGCGAACCTGGTCAAGTTCAGCCGGGACACCGCGCGGGACGTGAAGCAGGTCGCGCGCGGCTTCCGCTGGGGCCGTCGTCAGCAGGTGCCGCGGTCGGCCGAGCCGTACGTGGTCAAGAAGGAGTCGTCGGTCTTCCCGACCCGATGGGCGCGCACGCCCGCGGCGATCGCAGTACGGGAGGTCCTGCAGAAGGGCGCTCTCAACTCGGTACTCCGCTTCGAGGTGAACCCGCAGGTGAGCGGGCTCGACTCGCTGCGCAAGGTGCACGGGCCGGCCGTCATCGTGGCGAACCACTCGTCGCACCTGGACACGCCGCTGGTGCTCTGCACGCTGCCCGACGACATGCGTCGCAAGACCGCCGTCGCGGCCGCGGCCGACTACTTCTTCGACACCTGGTGGCGGGCGACCGCGTCGGCGATCGTGTTCAACACGTTCCCGATCGAGCGTCGTGGCGGCAAGCTCAGCGCGACGCCGGGCGACCTGCTCGCGGACGGCTGGAACGTCGTCGTCTTCCCCGAGGGCACCCGTTCGCCGGACGGCTGGATGGAACGCTTCCGGATGGGCGCGGCCTACATCGCCGTAGAACAAGGCGTTCCGGTGATCCCGGTCGGCATCAAGGGCTCCTTCGCCGCGATGCCTCGCGGTCGCGGCTGGCCGGTGCCTGGTCGTCCGACTGTCGCAGTACGGTACGGCGATCCGCTGTACCCGGCCGAGGGTGAGAGCGCCCGCGATTTCGCGCCGCGGATCAAGGCCGCCGTGTCTGCGCTGCTGGACGAAGAGGCAACCACCTGGTGGGAGGCCCGTCGCCGGGTCGCCGCTGGCGCCTCGCCATCGCAGTCCGGCCCTGACGCCGCCCGCTGGCGTCGAGTCTGGGCATCCACCACACCAGTCAAACCTGCGGAGCAGAAGCGCAGGGCCTGGAAGTAG
- a CDS encoding MarR family winged helix-turn-helix transcriptional regulator: protein MVTENSQRLVADVEHELSNLFRRSRSAQMMMARRVHPEMDAAGYALISQIEFGTASGRTGVRASDVAQALGLDKSTVSRGLSQLESLGLIERVGDPDDGRARLLRLTETGAERFGAMRIQRQVEFRALLDRWETPDLAALARLLARLNLDLS from the coding sequence ATGGTGACCGAGAACAGCCAGCGGCTGGTCGCGGACGTCGAGCACGAACTGTCCAACCTGTTCCGCCGGTCGCGCTCGGCCCAGATGATGATGGCTCGTCGCGTCCACCCCGAGATGGACGCAGCTGGCTACGCGCTGATCTCGCAGATCGAGTTCGGCACCGCTTCCGGCCGTACGGGCGTACGCGCTTCCGACGTCGCCCAAGCCCTAGGCCTCGACAAATCCACCGTTAGCCGCGGCCTCTCCCAGCTCGAGTCCCTAGGCCTGATAGAACGAGTAGGCGACCCCGACGACGGCCGAGCCCGCCTCCTCCGCCTCACCGAAACCGGCGCCGAACGCTTCGGCGCCATGCGAATCCAGCGCCAGGTCGAGTTCCGCGCCCTCCTAGACCGCTGGGAAACCCCAGACCTAGCAGCCCTGGCCCGCCTCCTGGCCCGCCTGAACCTAGACCTCAGCTAA
- the hisF gene encoding imidazole glycerol phosphate synthase subunit HisF codes for MSLAVRVIPCLDVDAGRVVKGVNFADLRDAGDPVEMARLYDAEGADELTFLDITASSGSRETTYEVVGRTAEQVFIPLTVGGGVREAADVDRLLRAGADKVGINTGAIARPAVIEEIAHRFGNQVLVLSLDVRRSAGQPSGFEVTTHGGRKSAGLDAIEWARRGAELGAGEILLNSMDADGTKKGFDLELIRAVRAVVDVPLIASGGAGLPEHFPPAVEAGADAVLAASVFHFGELRIADVKKALHDAGVVVR; via the coding sequence GTGAGCCTCGCCGTGCGTGTGATTCCTTGCCTGGATGTTGATGCCGGGCGGGTGGTCAAGGGTGTCAACTTCGCCGACCTGCGCGACGCCGGGGACCCGGTGGAGATGGCGCGGCTGTACGACGCCGAGGGGGCCGACGAGCTGACGTTCCTCGACATCACCGCGTCCTCGGGGTCGCGCGAGACGACGTACGAGGTGGTCGGACGGACGGCCGAACAGGTGTTCATCCCGCTCACCGTGGGTGGTGGCGTGCGCGAAGCAGCCGATGTCGACCGGCTGCTGCGGGCGGGGGCGGACAAGGTCGGCATCAACACCGGCGCCATCGCTCGGCCGGCCGTGATCGAGGAGATCGCGCACCGGTTCGGCAACCAGGTGCTGGTGCTGTCTCTCGACGTACGCCGCTCCGCTGGGCAGCCGAGCGGTTTCGAGGTGACGACCCACGGTGGCCGGAAGTCGGCCGGGCTGGACGCGATCGAGTGGGCTCGCCGCGGTGCCGAGCTGGGCGCCGGCGAGATCCTGCTCAACTCGATGGATGCCGACGGCACCAAAAAGGGTTTCGACCTGGAGCTGATCCGGGCGGTCCGCGCGGTGGTCGACGTACCGCTGATCGCCAGCGGGGGAGCGGGGTTGCCCGAGCACTTCCCGCCGGCGGTCGAGGCGGGGGCGGACGCAGTACTGGCGGCCAGTGTCTTCCACTTCGGTGAGCTGCGGATCGCGGACGTGAAGAAGGCCCTCCACGACGCCGGCGTCGTGGTCAGGTGA
- a CDS encoding MarR family winged helix-turn-helix transcriptional regulator, which yields MQLVQQTSVPEVERDTPAHEVLDGVSSLIRAVRCIEHRHLWPDLGLRRADASVLKVLAKDGEQRGGEIATKLGVDASVVSRQLTALEADGLVSRRPDPADARVSLIQLSEPGRDRLHALYAGYTRQLRSALADWDDDELAAAAATLRRVAVAVTEAAEFAKHPNPSTGD from the coding sequence ATGCAACTAGTCCAGCAGACCTCTGTCCCGGAGGTAGAGCGGGATACGCCGGCCCATGAAGTGCTCGACGGGGTCAGTTCGCTGATCCGGGCCGTGCGTTGTATCGAGCACCGGCACCTGTGGCCCGATCTGGGGCTGCGGCGGGCCGACGCGAGTGTGCTGAAGGTTCTGGCCAAGGACGGCGAGCAGCGCGGTGGTGAGATCGCCACCAAACTGGGCGTCGACGCCTCCGTCGTGAGCCGCCAGCTGACCGCGCTGGAAGCCGACGGCCTGGTGAGCCGTCGGCCCGACCCGGCCGACGCCCGGGTGTCCCTGATCCAGCTCAGCGAGCCCGGCCGGGACCGCCTGCACGCCCTGTACGCCGGTTACACCCGGCAACTCCGCTCCGCGCTGGCGGACTGGGACGACGACGAACTGGCCGCGGCTGCCGCAACCCTGCGCCGCGTCGCCGTCGCCGTCACCGAGGCCGCCGAGTTCGCGAAGCACCCGAACCCTTCGACTGGAGACTGA
- a CDS encoding HAD-IB family hydrolase: MSLADKLAGKKVLVTGITGFVGEALLHRMIGDLPGTTVVAIIRPKGSLKGTDRMAQMLKKDIFKPFYGEGTPYADAAELTAARVEVVEGDLSDVPALPKDLDIVVHCAGDVSFDPPIHEAFTTNVLGTKSLLERIVEASEGRPVHYVHISTAYTAGRRRGAIPEAPVDHTVDWRTEAEAGMAMKARIEETSRSAAMLIKFRKESEKLHRRAGHLTAAADTERRRTEWVAKKLIETGTERARSLGWTDCYTFTKALGERVVEEFAAKLPTSIVRPAIIESAVQSPHPGWIEGFKMAEPLILAYGRGELPEFPASPDSVVEIIPVDHVVGAICAVMATEPELSKPEYYHVSSGARNPLTFEQLYAGVRAYFSKHPFDLGERGAVRLPVWKFPGGDSVESMLRYGEKAHKIADQIIMHAPRGERTRKYARELDVQKRRIDFLRRYMDLYSEYAQAELQFIDDNVLALHNALEGDDRETFWCDTSIVDWQHYLQEVHCPSVTDSLRRLDVVRKKRNKSLAESAGVLKKVQPSDDAEIIAAFDMDGTLLSSNVIETYLWMRLPELDSHQRVGEIGAMLRKLPKLISAERKDRGTFLRTIYRRYQGAELEELNHIVDEVLAGHVLERLSGAAVRRIREHKAAGHRTILITGAVRPLTRPLDSLFDEIVAADLAVDDRGRCTGYLTGPPLVGESRAAWIKHRARGTNIDLSKSYAYADSHSDLPMLTTVGNPVAVSPDVSLFRAARAARWQIVDWKTPATSSRLEIPGVNAR, encoded by the coding sequence GTGAGCCTTGCCGACAAGCTGGCAGGCAAGAAGGTCCTGGTCACCGGCATCACCGGATTCGTCGGTGAGGCACTGCTGCACCGGATGATCGGCGACCTGCCCGGTACCACCGTGGTCGCGATCATCCGTCCGAAGGGGTCCCTCAAGGGCACCGACCGGATGGCGCAGATGCTCAAGAAGGACATCTTCAAGCCGTTCTACGGCGAGGGCACCCCGTACGCCGACGCCGCCGAGCTGACCGCCGCCCGGGTCGAGGTCGTCGAGGGCGACCTGTCCGACGTACCGGCGCTGCCGAAGGATCTCGACATCGTGGTGCACTGCGCCGGCGACGTCTCCTTCGACCCGCCGATCCACGAGGCGTTCACGACCAACGTGCTCGGCACCAAGAGCCTGCTCGAGCGGATCGTCGAGGCGAGCGAGGGCCGCCCGGTCCACTACGTGCACATCTCCACCGCCTACACCGCGGGCCGTCGCCGCGGCGCGATCCCGGAGGCCCCGGTCGACCACACCGTCGACTGGCGCACCGAGGCCGAGGCCGGGATGGCGATGAAGGCGCGGATCGAGGAGACCTCGCGCAGCGCCGCGATGCTGATCAAGTTCCGCAAGGAGTCGGAGAAGCTGCACCGCCGGGCCGGTCACCTGACCGCCGCGGCCGACACCGAGCGCCGGCGGACCGAGTGGGTCGCCAAGAAGCTGATCGAGACCGGTACCGAGCGCGCGCGCAGCCTCGGCTGGACCGACTGCTACACCTTCACCAAGGCGCTCGGCGAGCGCGTCGTCGAGGAGTTCGCGGCCAAGCTGCCGACCTCGATCGTCCGGCCGGCCATCATCGAGTCCGCGGTGCAGAGCCCGCACCCGGGCTGGATCGAGGGCTTCAAGATGGCCGAGCCGCTGATCCTGGCGTACGGCCGCGGTGAGCTGCCGGAGTTCCCGGCCAGCCCCGACTCGGTCGTCGAGATCATCCCGGTCGACCACGTCGTCGGCGCGATCTGCGCGGTGATGGCGACCGAGCCCGAGCTGTCGAAGCCGGAGTACTACCACGTCAGCTCCGGCGCCCGGAACCCGCTGACCTTCGAGCAGCTGTACGCCGGCGTGCGCGCGTACTTCTCCAAGCACCCCTTCGACCTGGGCGAGCGCGGCGCGGTCCGGCTGCCGGTCTGGAAGTTCCCCGGCGGGGACTCGGTCGAGAGCATGCTGCGGTACGGCGAGAAGGCGCACAAGATCGCCGACCAGATCATCATGCACGCGCCGCGCGGTGAGCGGACTCGCAAGTACGCCCGCGAGCTGGACGTGCAGAAGCGCCGGATCGACTTCCTCCGCCGCTACATGGACCTGTACTCCGAGTACGCGCAGGCCGAGCTGCAGTTCATCGACGACAACGTGCTCGCCCTGCACAACGCGCTCGAGGGGGACGACCGGGAGACCTTCTGGTGCGACACCTCGATCGTCGACTGGCAGCACTACCTGCAGGAAGTGCACTGCCCGAGCGTCACCGACTCGCTGCGCCGGCTGGACGTGGTCCGGAAGAAGCGCAACAAGTCGCTCGCGGAGTCGGCCGGCGTACTGAAGAAGGTGCAGCCGTCCGACGACGCCGAGATCATCGCCGCGTTCGACATGGACGGCACGCTGCTGTCGTCGAACGTGATCGAGACCTACCTGTGGATGCGGCTGCCCGAGCTGGACAGCCACCAGCGGGTCGGTGAGATCGGCGCGATGCTGCGCAAGCTGCCGAAGCTGATCTCGGCCGAGCGCAAGGACCGCGGCACCTTCCTGCGCACGATCTACCGCCGGTACCAGGGTGCCGAACTGGAAGAGCTCAACCACATCGTCGACGAGGTGCTCGCCGGGCACGTGCTCGAGCGGCTCAGCGGAGCGGCCGTCCGGCGGATCCGCGAGCACAAGGCGGCCGGCCACCGGACGATCCTGATCACCGGTGCCGTCCGGCCGCTGACCAGGCCGCTGGACTCGCTGTTCGACGAGATCGTCGCGGCCGACCTGGCCGTCGACGACCGCGGTCGCTGCACCGGGTACCTGACCGGCCCGCCGCTGGTCGGCGAGTCCCGCGCGGCGTGGATCAAGCACCGCGCCCGCGGCACCAACATCGACCTGTCCAAGTCGTACGCCTACGCGGACAGCCACTCGGACCTGCCGATGCTGACCACCGTCGGCAACCCGGTCGCCGTCTCGCCGGACGTGTCGCTGTTCCGGGCAGCCCGGGCCGCGCGCTGGCAGATCGTCGACTGGAAGACACCCGCCACTTCTTCGCGTCTGGAGATCCCCGGGGTGAACGCCCGATGA
- a CDS encoding NADP-dependent oxidoreductase, with translation MFAVQFQRFGPPEVLTLGPAPEPHPGPHQVRIAVRTAAVSPVDLGLRAGSSPMSKNLDLPHIPGVDAAGVIDEIGAGVTDYAVGDEIFGAVDVAQLGGASAQYAVLDFWTHKPPGMTWAEAGAAGTGIETATRALDLLDIKENSTLLVDGAAGGVGSIAVQLAVARGARVIGTARPDSHAFLRQLGVEPVDYGHNLPARIRALTAAPVDRALDVAGAGSLSELIELTGAADSVVTLADFKASTYGVRLSTGRLGGQPDGVHGLTSATALADQGRFHVPVRGTYPAHQAAQAHEAAARPPRRGKIVIDMTHTS, from the coding sequence ATGTTTGCTGTGCAGTTCCAGCGGTTCGGCCCGCCCGAGGTCTTGACCCTGGGCCCCGCGCCCGAGCCGCACCCCGGTCCTCACCAGGTGCGGATCGCCGTCAGGACCGCGGCCGTCTCACCCGTCGACCTCGGACTGCGCGCCGGCTCGTCCCCCATGAGCAAGAATCTCGACCTGCCACACATTCCCGGCGTCGATGCCGCCGGAGTGATCGACGAGATCGGCGCCGGGGTAACGGACTACGCCGTCGGTGACGAGATCTTCGGCGCGGTCGACGTCGCACAACTGGGCGGAGCGAGCGCGCAGTACGCGGTCCTGGACTTCTGGACGCACAAACCACCCGGCATGACGTGGGCCGAAGCCGGCGCGGCGGGCACCGGCATCGAGACCGCAACCCGCGCCCTCGACCTGCTCGACATCAAGGAAAACTCCACACTGCTGGTCGACGGTGCGGCCGGCGGCGTCGGCAGCATTGCCGTGCAGCTTGCGGTGGCACGCGGTGCCCGCGTGATCGGCACCGCACGCCCCGACAGCCACGCGTTCCTCAGGCAACTAGGGGTGGAACCAGTGGACTACGGGCACAACCTGCCCGCCCGCATCCGCGCGCTCACCGCCGCTCCGGTCGACCGGGCACTCGACGTCGCGGGGGCCGGATCGCTGAGTGAACTGATCGAGCTGACCGGTGCCGCGGACAGCGTCGTGACGCTGGCCGACTTCAAGGCTTCAACCTACGGAGTTCGGCTGTCCACGGGCCGTCTCGGCGGCCAGCCCGACGGCGTTCACGGACTCACGTCAGCCACCGCACTCGCCGATCAGGGCCGCTTCCATGTTCCAGTCCGGGGCACCTACCCGGCGCATCAGGCAGCACAGGCACATGAGGCAGCCGCACGACCGCCCCGACGGGGAAAGATCGTCATCGATATGACCCACACCAGTTAG